The following is a genomic window from Phaseolus vulgaris cultivar G19833 chromosome 6, P. vulgaris v2.0, whole genome shotgun sequence.
ATAAGAGAATACACACTTTTATATAGATATTATTAGAATCTGAACTTTTGTTAGATAactattttaagttttatataGATATTATTAGAATCTGAACTTTTTAGAGAactattttaagttttatataGATATTATTAGAATCTGAACTTTTTAGAGAactattttaagttttatataGATATTATTAGAATCTAAACTATTGTTAGAGAACTATTTTAAGTTTTGAtgataataaaaagaaatttattttttttatcaataataataaataaataaaattaaaatggatTAATAGAGATGATTTCgcaacataataaaaaaagctTAGCAGTATAGATTGGctacaaaaataaaatgtgtGATTTTCCaaaaaagttattatatatGGTATTCTTACAACTATTTGATACCAAATgtcttttattaaatttttcttgttttcttttttattctaattgTTTTTTTCGGATGTTCGTAAAAGGTACTTGCAAAGATATTCTGACATTCAAATCAGTTCAGGTcaattttaatgatttattaATTTAAGATGCAGAGTAACATTATCTTTAATCATAAAGTCTcttcttatttatattattcttatgGATCTTATCCTATCACGACAATTACTACATGTCCAATAAATACATAACCATGCTTTGTTGCTCTTAATTAAAATTAGCACACTTAAAATGTGGATCCTTTTTTAACTATAAACATTATCGGACATCCGGTCTATTGATCTCTACGGAAATACCAAGAGATTGCTTACATGTTAACTAGCGAAGACCCAAAATCCGACTACCACTTACGTTTGTTATCAGAATTGTTATAAGAATTGGTATTTTTACAATTGGAGATCTTTCTTATAATTTATGTCCCAAACATAGCTTAAACTGTCTGAAACATATATAACTGGAtaacttatttataatttatctcTCAGCCATGAATGTGTTCCAAAATTGTGgcaattttttaattgtattatagtgtatttttaggttttataattttgtaacaTACACAACTTCAGTTTTTGTTACAAATATTTGTAAAGAACAAACTCACGTCTAGTATAATCAACGAATGCCCTATAAAAGAAGTACAAACTTTCGTCCAAGACTAATAATGCAActaataacttttaattttttatctttttaaaaaatattaattaaccTTTTGGAAGAACAAAAGCACAGTGACAATATAATCTTCGGTGCCGTATAGACAAAGGAAAATACTAAGTCAACAATAACAAAATAACAAATAGAAAATTGTTGAACCTGTATCAAATTACTTGACAACTTAATTCAAAGAGATAAAATTTGTAGGATTCAATTTTCAACGACTTTGATTAGTTGCAATGcaattttgattaattaaaacTCTGAATTTCATTCAAAATCAATTCTAACTAGAAGTGATTTTGAGGGGAAAAAAGGAAATCTTAAACTTAGGgaaaatttaaattgttgttaaaaataacataaaaaatatctataataAAGAAGGATGGAATATAAGCTTTTTTTGTAATCACTTATGATTAATGAAATTCTTAGTGACTAATGTTGAGATaacagttataaaatcattatatatatatatatatattattttttcaaagtttttttttattggataacacatttttttaatgatcttaaaaaaaacacttatttaAGACACTATTTGACCTGCTGTgtggtttttttaaaaaaatattaatatatataatattttattaaatatggtCTCTGATAAAAGCTTTTATCATCTAAATTGACATCATactatttacaatatttagtttaattatttttaaatatatttttttacaatttataatttttttaatacatcattcaaaaattaaagTTTTGGAAACTTTCaaccaaaaataaaatcaaattataccagcaaattttattttacaaatttatttacgAATCAAGACCGATATGAACTCACTAAGAACAgtaatgaatttttaaaaaaataacacttgtTTGAAACAAAAAAACTTGGTAAACTAAATATCATTAATTTATAGATTGTTTACTATActatgttaaaatatttcaaaattaagaGTATATATGAAGTTTTTATTGACTAAATGTTCCTTTTCTTCCTCTATACAAAAGTAGAGTGCCATTCGGTTTGCACCTTATTTATTCTATTTCAATTACGAATTTCTTAAAATTAGTAAATGTTAGAACAACTTACATGTATTGTTTAGCTCCATTAGTAATTTTGAGTATAAATTTTAAGAATACAATTTTCTTAATATAGAAAATAAGTTATCAGACATTTATAATAGTATTATCTTGATAGAGtgtgatttattttataaaaaataaaatgattgtgttttattttaaatagaaaaagttataaatGAACAGTATAAAGTAGATTTACATTAGGATTTAATAACAAACTATCGATGTGATAATTTGTTAGTTTACTATTATaatgattaatataaaaatttgtatGAATAATAATTTGTGATTAGATTTCACACACattaaattcttaaaatattaaggAATCTAATTCAGTTGTTTGAGTAACTGATTCAAATTCCTCAACATATTCTCAATTCTTACTTAAAAAGGTATCAAATTCCTAAAatagtgattttgaaaatataaaatttattgtgatagtTACTACTAATGAAGAATCAATGAAAGATAATGAAGTTGATATTCCctaatttctttaaattaaaagaagtgtTGTATTAGGGTCATCATTAACAtacactaaaattaaaaaaaagaaaacaaaaaggtgGTATTATTAtgtgttgttgttgttgcaATGGAAAAGATGGCGACAGGTGAGTGTGGTTGGATGATAAGTTTAAGGGCGCAGGTTCATTGTAAGAAAGGGTGGGGAGTGTGTTTCCAACAGTGTTGAGACGGAAGAATATGTAAATGTTGTGTCGTGTGGGCATAACATCGCACATAGTATTCTCAGATACCTTAATGCTGCAATCCAACTTTAGTTCCTTCAATGCCCACGTGGGTTCTCCATGGGCCCCACTTCTTGACTCCTAAGTCATCATCTTCCTGCTAGAATCGTGAACAACAAACATAACACTGCAACAACTCAGACGTGGCTCCACGATAAAAGCTTAAAAAGTCTTCGCAATTCTTTGTTTTCATGTGGAGTCCAGTTATGTACTTCCCTCTTTTTGTACTACTGGAATACGTTTCTCATACCTCTATCTAACGTCAATGGTTCTCACtgctaaattttaaaataaaaactcaaaacaaatattaacaTATTCAGCATATATTTGCCTaagataaacaaataaatataacacATCTTGCTGTATTTGAATAAATTAAGCCATGTAGCATTACCTTAATGCATCCTTCATCTTCGTTATTATAATGACCTAGTTTATTATTTTGGACGATACAAAAAGTATAATACTTTTTTTGTCAcattccaataaaaaaaaaagtcgaTTTTTTGCGTGTGTTACTATCCGTTATGAGAACATTgattaaataagaaataaacattGTATTTGATCATTGTTATTacattcttatttttcttagacgtatgtgattttttttcaacaaaaaattaattaatttaaatggGTTACTTCAAAGATATTTTaacccttataaaaaaaatagaaaaacaaccTTCACCATCAAACGTAGAAGCACGTGGTTATTAGCTTAGATTGTACACACACGTAATTCTGAAGAAAAGTCTTTCAGCACAAGTCTTATGCGtgatgaaatttatttattagtaAAATATTCGGTATTTAAACAAAATGTGTTAAGAATTCAAAgttaactaaaaatataattagccacatcacttttttttatactattatGCAAAAATGTTGGTGTTCTTGTAAGGATTGAAACTGTGAGAACCATCTTTCTTGTTGCTCGATCagttttcatcttttcttcattTCACTAAACAACTTCATTCATCTTTTTCACTAGTGTATTTCGTAAACTTTTGATTTGGATAATATCTGCAAAAGGTACTCCGATACTCAAGTGAACTCTCGGTATTTGGTGTTTAGTACAATTAATACATGATGATGACGtactttttttctcaaaatttgtgactatttatatgattataagACTCATTTGTCATTGAGATAGATTAGAATTTTGGATCATAATTAAGAACATATTATCTAATACTTAATCACTATTTAGTCACATTAACCTTTTGTTcaaatttaatgatatttttccTCTGGATCGATTCAACCTGGTTCCAAAATCTTCAATGATCGTCTAGTTGCGATGGGAGTTTAGTTTTGGATAATAATACATTGACAACcccaattttttatacaattacaTTACAACtctcaatactattattttaatataacagGTTGAAATATTCCTAAAGTatacaatttttaattaaatttttttttataaaaagactattattttaatattttttatattatttaattacaaatttaatctttactatatatatttataaactcATTATATCAAGCATTATATAACTCCAAAGAGTTTTCAAGCTAccatttttctttagttttatgatttatttggaatataatataatataatagaaGGGAACGGGTGGCAAGTTCTAAACAGCTCTTTGTTGGGACCACATGGGATGGTTGTGGTGTAGGCACGCGGCCTACAAAGATACCCCGCCGCCACGACCATCTTGTTTCTCTCTCTACTATTCCTTCACGTTTTGCAACTCACACTCTGCACGTGCACTGCAGGATTTTACCAAAGCACCCCTGAGGGCATCTTGGCTTCCATGGATTGGACTGAAAGTTGGTCATTTTGGATCATAGTGGAGCTCTGTTCGTACGAAATCCAACAAGGCGTGAGACTTGGAATCGTACTTAGGTGGCAAATTAACCTTTATGATCATTAACCATCCTAATAATGGAGCCTTATGTTTTAACTTTTCTATGTTTTGTCGCCAAGGGCCAACTTCAACATTGGGTGCCAATAATACAACACCACGTCTAAATATATTACACTTCCTTTCCACCTCTTTTCTAACCATCTAAACGCTTTGCGGGCTTTGGTTCAGCTCCCATGGACAACCCTTTTCAACTGGGATTACTTATTACTTCTATAATAAATAACACTTTTTAATACGGATTTCACAAATCACAAAAGCCTTCGGCTATGGAATCATTTTTTTACACGTCTTTAGGATatcatatataatttagtttatttGTACTATCATGCATTCATAATGCACTCACTACTACTCCTCTCTAGCTACCTTGCTACCTTCTTAGGGAATTAAGATGGCCGGAatccaaattaaataaaaaccgaACATCATTAATAATTTCAAAGAATGAAATCTCATATAAAGAAAACTCAGATTACAAATATTTCCCACACCCCCTCTAAACTAAGGAAAATcaaaagaacaataaaaagatggtacaaattaaacttaaaagtgTAATTCACATTTTTCTTCCCTTTGCTCTTCATATCCTTAGTTTAAAATCTATGTTCATCGTGGTTCCTACGTCTGTGTCCTACATATGAATTTATTCTATTTGCTTCCTCATTTTTCTAGCTACACATATAATTTTATCTTCTGTAATAGCCccttctgtttttttttttacccttTTGTAAAGTCCCCGTTACTCCTCCTACCAATGTTTCACATGTTGTCAGTGAGTTGTTGGAACAATAACATGTTTTCAACGTTCCAGAAACCGTTGTATGTGTCCCCATTACTCTGAATCCACGGGGTGTTTGGTTCCATGGATTGGAAATCCAGCTGCTGAGAGAACAACCCGGATGGGCTTGTGATGCAATCCAAAAAGCTGAGTTGATCTTGTACTTGTGGGTAGTAATCAGGATTAgggttattgttattgttactGTTAACAACCGTAACATTATTGTAGTAATCCTGAGTCAACTCCGACACAGGTGAAACCTGAGTCCCAAACGAATCAGATGATGCACCAGTGCTACTGTTTTCTGGAGTGTAACTTTGTGAACCACCGAAGTTGTTGTTCATAATTGCTGGACTCAACATCATGTTCCCACTGTGCACCTCAAAACTGTTGTTAAGGTTGTTGTTGTAGTTGTATGTTGTATTATTGTTGTTGGTGATGGTTGTAGTAGCACTGGCAGAAGCCGTGGGAGAACCGGCGGTGGCGGTGGCGGCGGCGGCTTGAATGCGTTCCACCAGCCTCGGCATCCAAAGGTAGCGCATGGCATCCTTGAATTGCTTGCTATTCACGTCACATTTGAGTTGTTTGGCGTGCTTTTGAACACGAGTTCTCCAATAATTCTTGATCTCGTTATCAGTTCTTCCAGGCAAATATTGAGCAATTTTAGACCACCTgatgaataaatataaaacatcaaacaatcataaaaatctgaaaatataaaagcacggcgaataatttaatttaaaaactggCCTAATGGTTGGTTGCATGAATATATACAGTTTTGAAAAATGCTAAATGCAATTGGTGTTTATGTTTATAAGCAAGATAGACAGAAGAAACAGAAATGATGTgatgaaaaatagaaaaaaagaaaaaggtagAAGATATTTATGTAAACAATGGATATTTGATTTTTTGCATACCGGTTTCCCCAGCGACCATGGAGCTCGAGAATGAGAAGCTGTTCTTCAAGAGTGATGTTGCCACGACGAACATCAGGACGAAGATAATTCAACCATCTCAATCTGCAACTCTTGCCAGTTCGTTTGAGTCCTGTAACAAAAGAAATTGCTTGTATTGGTAAAGTCTTGAGGTTGTAATGAAGGAAATAAAGAAAGAgcattttgtttttcctttatggTACTTTATATTTTGAGTGTGCGATTTGGAGTTGTGGTATGAATTTTCACAcctcttttttctattttggcAAATGGGGATGCGGCCAAGCAACTATCGACAACCTATAATTACATATTTCATTTTATGCCCCCACCACGAACAAGTATATGCCATTATAAAGTCCTAGCCAAAATAATCCACTACCATATCATGATGCCCTTCTACATATATATTAGAAAACCGCAAACTTTGGCTTTTTCACCCAACAAATTGATTGGTGACGAAACGGGACGAGAGGAGAAGAGCTTTTCATAATCATAGAGGTGTGAAAGATAGAGAGCCAGTGTTTGAAAAAAATAGTGGAACCAATTGGTGTCAACAATTGCAATCATCAAATATATATGTACATCACTAGTAGTAATACATATTATATTGGGATGAAAATtgtaagaaagaaagaaaaaaagttatgtTATGTTACCAGCTGAACGTGCAAGGGAATTCCATCGACCTTCTCCGTGATTGGCAATGTAATTGATGAGAGCAAGATCTTCATCGACGGTCCAAGGACCTCTTCGAAGATCTATCTCGTCTTCACTTTGGACTATGGTGCCTGTTGAGTTGCTTACCCTTCCTTTCACTTCCATGAGTCACCCCACTTGGATATAACTTTGATTGATTGATTGATTCCAACCCAAAGCAACAACAAAGATAGCTTTTGATCTAAGAAGTGTGCTTGAGTTGAAGAGGTAAAGAAatcaagagagagagagagagagaaagagggtTTTGGCTTATTACGAAGAGGATAAAGAAGGGTGGGGGCTTTATATAGATACTCAAGCATGAAGCTTTGAAAATTggcaaagaaaagaaaaaataaaaaataaaagaaagaaaggagaAAACGATGGAGTTGGAAGGGAtgatgagagagagagagagagaagaaagtaAGGTGAAGTAGTAAAAAGATAATGATTTAATTAACCAAAACTTAAACTAATATTAcgaagaaaattattattattattattattattatggctTGTAAGTAAGAAAAGGCTACGAAGTTTGACGCTATAGTTTGACTTTTCCGGCTTCGTTGTGTGCGCGCGTGCGCTCTGTAACTCTATCAGTTGTTACGTGCTCATAATACTATTTTGCAGCCCATTCTTTACACGGTTAATCAattagaaatgaaaaaaaattatatatatataactttttaataaaaaatatttattactttattCAATTGCTGCCATTAGAGTTGtaagattgattttttattgttagTACAGAGATGTAGGAATTGAATATTATGATCTAcggattatatatatatatatatatatatatatatataagggaTGATATATTGAGAATTTTATTCACAATAcaaagtatttttattattttatataaatattaaaattttaaataaagaaagagGGTTATATactgttaatatatttaaattattagaataatattaaaaattctacctaaattagaaataagaaaatttaataGTTGAGAGTCGTATAAAATTAGGTAAATTTTAGTTCTTAGTATATGAAGTGTCGTGTCTATTATTTTGATCAGTAACTAATATCTGTCAAAAATtctcttattattattttgaatctTCCTTTCAATTTTCTCTTCATATATAGaactcaaatttaaaaacttatttgATCAGTTGTATTTTTCTGAATGATATTTTACTAGTAGTACTTTTGTTTGTTATCGGTTTATTTAAATAGTTTTGTAGAAATGTTTCTCATGTAAAACTCCTGTTGGTTTGTTATTTGTGTCAATTACTATGACGGGAAATTTGTCTTTCATATAAACTGTACTTAGTTTAACATTTAAGCGGCTTTTGGTGAAcaaattatttaagaaaatgtttttctaCTAAAAAAATTGACTGATATTTCGACAGTTCAAGGGATGATTTGCTATCAGAAATAAAATACGCACAAAAATATAAATCCAAAAATCAAGTAGTGATAAAgtaattaaacaagaagaaataataaaaaatgaattaaatgaataaaaatctagaaatactttttttttaaataaacgtCACAATTTTGGTAAATTataaagttaatattaaattatatatcttCGTATTAAATACATTCAAAAGAgatttttcatttataattcAAGTTCAAGTGAATGTTGGGGTTGTTGAGTGATCCTCTATATCTGTTTTTCTTCATAAATTTATGTTTCCAGATATTCCCCCAATGACTTTGCCCCCCTAGGATTCTAAATGCTTATTCCTCTCCTTTATCACAATTAAATAACCTGAAAAAGTTCAATATCGTAATTAAGTGAtgctttaattttaaaaatttattataatttaattgtgGGGCCACTTATAATTAATAGTGGgaccaaaatttaaatttattgcaATAATGATCCTATTCCCTTCCATGAAAAATGGTccgtgaaaaaaaaatatgagaacGATTTCAGTTGTTTAAAATCGGTCAATATACAAATTACATGAGTATcttaatataagaaaaataacttTACATATATAGAatttcaatgaaaaaaaaattgtaaaaaaaaatattttttaaaataagtactATGTAGCGGGAAGCCATGtactttcaaaatttataaaataattaaaaatcaactcaagttttttactataatttttttcagccattattttttaattagaagactaaaaaaataatctcacttataataatatatttatcgTTAGTTTTACCATCAATTCACTTATGTTATAAGAAAATATAGTTGAGTTCAAGAAAAAGTGATGAAAAtgaactatttttaaattttttaaattaaatcttTATATTTATCAAGTAATTTCAATATGTAGTAGTTTCCATCATTTTAGATAAGGaacaattaagaataaaaataatacatagaTATTATATTTAAGAGGGAAAATGAagtgtttgtaattttttatacttattCACTTTATGTAAGAGCTCTATTCAGTTGTTGAGTTAAACTCACATTATAACAGACTCAAacttacacacacacacacacacatatatatatatatatatatatatatatatatatataaattaatatataaaaccattaaaaaatagtttcttttctatatttGACATCCATAAAACTTTTGTACACATATAGAAAAAATTTGACACCcacaaatattttctaaaatttgttgGCAAAGTAGTTTTGGAGagttgtaaaaaaattaaattatcatttttagttaattaaaattatattttaatatgttaattttgatttatttggaAAATAATCGATTAAAATGCTCTTTTAGCatattaaaatagaataaattaaaatcttCTAAAAACACTTAAAGtaattataattgattaaaatgaaattctaataaattaatCGAACCATTTTAAATATAGGTAAGAATATCAATATTAAAACATcttttaatcaaataaaaatattttattaccaaaataaactctaaaacatcttaaaaaaactttctaacaataattaaaagatcaaattaattaaagaaaaaaagtatattcAATCCAAATTAACACAACACATTCGGTAGACACCTCTAAGTCTTCAATATTCATCCTCATTAACACAACACACTTCATAGACACCTCTAAGTCTTCAATATGCATCATCATTAACACAACATATTCCATACACACCTTTAAGTCTTCAATATTCATCCTAATTAATACAACACACTTCATAGACACATGTAAGTCTTCAATATTCAAGAATATTCATCTTCAATTAGTAATTAGACTAAACTTGAACAATTTCAGTATAAATTCCTTCTTACATAATCCCGGTAACATACTCTATCagaaaattaataaacaaaaactaattttagagaccaaaataattagttactatattgactaaattaaaaatcattttataaactaaaaaaattagtggtatctaaagtagtttttgttactaataaaaaattataaagtaatttttattttagagaccaaaataattagtcaatatagtaGTCAATATACTAactactatattgactaaattaaaaatcattttataaactaaaaaaattagtggtatctaaagtagtttttgttactaataaaaaattataaagtaatttttaaattagtatccaATCACTAGCTATCAAGGCTTAAGCTACTAACTACTTTCTATTcgaaattagtctctattagttttttagagactaatttataatttaaaatattaatagttaaaattttgatacctaatttagatatcattttataaatttttgttaataataaaaaatcacttagataccaataatttttcaatctccaaaatagtatataatttaatcaactaattatttttttatctataaatttaattgttatttaatgatttttttttctgcagtTACATAATTGTGATTTTGTTTACAGAAAactatgaaattttatttagtattttcTATACATTCTTTTTAAGTAATATGATATTGCTGTAAAACATTTATCAAttctattaattattaatatttgccAAAAGAACTGAATAATAtttgttaacattttttttagcaatgtttatttatttacaaaatttgaatCTTAAATCTTATTTACAAAATCTGAATATTTATATTCTATGTAGTCGTTGCAGTGATCTCAGATCACACCACATGTACTTGGGTGATtccgtttttttttttctttttttttttttttgctttttcgGGTGTAAAAGGTTTCGggatttcttttataaaataaggTAAAAATTAGTTTTGTAATTTAGAGAGTTGTGCAATATGTTTAGATGAGATGGAATGTTAAAGAAACTTACACTTTAGTGGTGAgattttcatgatttttttataagagttcGAATactcttaaattaatttttttaattaattaagttatttattattgataaaaaaattgtagtcACCTATGTTTTATACATTGATTTGTAGACTTTTTTTTGTTTGGAAGAATATAATTTTCTCCTATAATAAATTTTGGAGTACCATCCAATGTTACCAAGCAGCAATTCTCAGGCAACATCATGGTCCTGATTTAATTTTTGCAATGAAAATAAGGATTATAAAATCTAACATCTTTGTCATAATTTCAAAGGCCAAGGTTTCTTCTACACGTGCTATTAACTAGGACGGCTACAATAAATTTTCCATTTATTCCTTTGAATTTCGATAAATTTAAATGAGGGAACACTATCAACTAAATCCCAGTTTAGAGTTACttgattagtttttttttccttctcatTCGAGAATTACGTATACGATGTCTTCGTATTAATTACAATCACTTCATTTACGTTCAAagtattcatatttttcttcGTAGAGAGGCTAAGCTTtctatttttcattaaataatgtgatattttttggtacatatataataaaaatgttagtatttaaatttttacgGTTAAATCCAAATAACTTagatttaaactttaaaataatttttattttataaaaaaaattaataaataataaaaatatttaagaaatatttaaacTCTTATAAACACGTCAACCTAAAATTATAAACACAAGAATAAAATTGAGATACAAACCGATACAACAATCCAAAACTATTATAATCTAACTaatattttttgataaatttcATATAAACTAGTGGCTCTAAACACTCATTAGAAAAGGgaaaaactaattaaaacaACTTTCAGAAAAACTCATAACAATTTTTTCGAAATAGGATCTTACATTAGCATCGTGGAAAAAAATGGTACCTAGATTTCATTCCTTTCCAAATAAGGTAAGCCGTTTAGGAGTATAGGCtgaattaatttaattgttaattttttttttcaattgctTTAATTAGTAAAAATGCTACTATAGATTTCTTCTATTAATACCACCATGCCAGTACATTGGTAGCAGTCAATTGGAATGGACCACAAGAATATAGATCATAAAGTAATCCCACTTTATATTTTCTAGATAAAAAGGCTAATTAAATTTAATCGCACGGCTTTCACTGcttaaaa
Proteins encoded in this region:
- the LOC137831964 gene encoding transcription factor MYB78-like, translated to MEVKGRVSNSTGTIVQSEDEIDLRRGPWTVDEDLALINYIANHGEGRWNSLARSAGLKRTGKSCRLRWLNYLRPDVRRGNITLEEQLLILELHGRWGNRWSKIAQYLPGRTDNEIKNYWRTRVQKHAKQLKCDVNSKQFKDAMRYLWMPRLVERIQAAAATATAGSPTASASATTTITNNNNTTYNYNNNLNNSFEVHSGNMMLSPAIMNNNFGGSQSYTPENSSTGASSDSFGTQVSPVSELTQDYYNNVTVVNSNNNNNPNPDYYPQVQDQLSFLDCITSPSGLFSQQLDFQSMEPNTPWIQSNGDTYNGFWNVENMLLFQQLTDNM